acGCTATAACAAATAatcaagaggagtggaagctaaTAAGAACACTTATAGAAAATGAGGTGCAGACCCACCGTGATTTGTATGAGGCAGTGTTTTAGAACCGAGTAGATGTTGCACTAACGCGTATCAGATGGGCAGGAGCGGGGTGTGGTGAGTCCCACTAGATGGcgagtccggatgacttatatgcTGCTGTATCTGTTTTGAATGCGGCGATATTCCTTTTTTACTGAGCCACGGTTATGATGTTGtactatactgccgatgcgttcaGATGATGGAAGACCACCGGAGCGAGAGATTGTCAATTGTCATTTGAGGAGTTATCAACACTATATACGTCTTTATTTAAGTCCTAGTTTTCCAGTTCCACCCATTCCCGTCCATTGGTATAGATACTGTGATCCGAGTGTTCAACACTTGGGCAATATTTATGCTGACAGGAGAGTGGCTTGGAATAGATTACATTGATGTGTATGAATCTTTCTAGAGtagttaatttatttatcaacttatattattgttacgtgttttaatttaaattatactgttaaaaaaaatacgaGGGGCGTGAGGCTATTACGcctcaccacaaggtgaggcgtatGTAAATTACGCTTCACCTTGTGGTGAGGCGTATGGCTATTACGCCTCACCACAAAGTGAAGCGTAATTTACGTGAGGCGTAATAGCTTCACGTCCACGTGTCGggagagaaaaaaataacaTCTTTTCCCACCCCAACACCtgaaagggtattttcgtcaTTTCAGATGGCTAATGGTGGAAAAATGGGGCTATGTTAAAAAAAACACCTAACTCTCGAGCAACAAAGGTTAAGAGTCTGTTTGGCTACCTGCTTTTTGGTGTTCCTGTTTGTTCGTTGCTACTCTTTCAAAAAAGccgagattctctgcttttgttaAAAGCTGCTCTTCAACAGTAAAAGCAAACAGAAagagtctaaccaaacacctaaaattttccatttcaaagtgaaaagacaaacgcGAGTTGaaaaagtaggtaaacaaacatATCTCAATCATTTTCAGTACGGCCACTGTCTAGACATTAACCACGAACTCTGTTTTGGCGCCGAATTCTCATATACATGATCGCCATCATATCAATCCACAATGCTTCCTCTATTACTGTAATCAGCTCTTCAAAATCACCTAATTTTTAAACAGAATCATCTCTCAATCCTCCATGAAACCGCCCCAAACCCTAGACTCTCTCCATCTTTACCGCACCTCCCTCGCTTCCCTTTCCCTTCCTATCCCTGCAGACAACCGCCCTTTGTCCCCTCATCTTCCTTCCTGTCTACCTCCCTCGAAGCTCATTCCTAACACCCGCTTTCTCATCGACGCTTTTCGCTTTTCTACCGCTTCTTCCTTCACTTACTTCCTCACTCATTTCCACTCTGATCATTATACTGGCCTTTCCCCCGACTGGTCTCAAGGAATCATCTTCTGTTCCCCTATCACCGCCAATTTCCTAATCCAAGTCCTCAAGGTTGCCTCGCAGTTCGTCTTCGCATTGCCTCTGCGGGAATCTGCGATTATTGATGGGTCTGAAGTTACACTTGTTGATGCCAATCACTGCCCTGGGGCTGTCCAGTTTTTGTTTAAGGTTCCTGGTAAGAATCCATCGACCATCAGAATGTATGTTCATACTGGTGATTTTAGATACTGCCGTTCGATGAAAGAGGATGCGATTTTGAGCCAATTTGTTGGTTGTGATGCTGTGTTTTTGGACACTACTTATTGTAATCCAAAATTCGTTTTTCCATGTCAAGATGAATCCATTGATTACATTGTTGGGGTCATAGAGAGAATTGGAGGGGATTTTTTGGGTCAAGCAAAGAGTGTCTTGTTTCTTGTTGCGACTTATGTAGTGGGGAAAGAGAGAATTTTGCTAGAGATTGCGCGGAGGTGTAGAAGAAAGATACACGTGGATGGGAGGAAAATGGAGGTTTTGCGAGTTTTGGGGCATGGCGATTGTGGGGTGTTTACAGAGAATGGGAGTGAGAGTGATGTTCATGTCGTTGGATGGAATGTGTTGGGGGAGACTTGGCCTTACTTTCGGCCAAACTTTGTTAAAATGAAAGAGCTTATGACAGAAAGAGGGTATTCTCGGGTTGTGGGGTTTGTGCCAACTGGGTGGACTTATGAAGTGAAGCATAATAAGTTTTCAGTAAGGTCAAAGGAATCATTTGAGATTCATCTCGTGCCATATAGTGAGCATTCAAATTATGATGAACTTAGGGAGTATGTGAAGTTCTTAAGACCTAAGCGAGTTATTCCTACAGTTGGTGTAGATACGGACAAACTTGATAATAAACATGTCATTAAAATGCAGAAACATTTTGCtggtttagttgatgaaatGGCTAACAGAAAAGATTTTTTAGTGGGTTTTTGTCGTGTATCCCCTGAGAAGTTTGAAAAGGTTGAATTGGAAGCTGCCTCTGGATCGAATAAGGACCTAGACCAGGAGAAAGATGTGAAGCCATCTGAAGTGAAAACCCTTGAATTGTATGGTTCACAAAATTCAACCATACTAAATGATGGGGGAACAGAGAAAATCATACAAGAACTTACTGAATCTTTGCCCCCATGGGTTACTCGAGACCTGATGTTAAATTTGATTAGCAGTTCAGGAAATAATTTTGTTGACGCAGTTTCTTATTTTTATGATAATGAAACAGAATTTCATCAACAAATAGTTGCTTCAGAGGCACCTGTTCCTTCTCCTCTGACTGCTTCGTTCAGTGAATCAGAATCACTTATAAAACCACATACTGCTATAAGCAGTCAAGAGAGTTTGGGCACTCCTTTAAGTCAAAACTATAGGTCATTAAGCACAAAGCTTGCCATCAAGAGTGGTATTACTCCTGCAAAAAAGAAGAGGAATGCTGTCAATAAGCCtggaaaaaaactaaaaacaaatCGAAAACTGGAATCTGATGGAGCCAAGCAGTCCACCATCACAAGATTTTTCGGTAAAGTTGTGCCTGAAGTTTCTAAGGTTAATGAGAAACCTGTAGACGAAAATTCAATTTTAAGCAATGATACAAAGGCATACCGAGAAGAgttaaatcaatttattcagGTAATTGATGGCAATGAATCATCAAGAGTCTATGCTGCTGCCATTTTGGAGAGGACCAAGGGAGATATTAATAAAGCACTAGATATGCATTATGGTAATCCTGAGGGCAACTTTGGTGAGAGTATAGAAAGATTAGTAGCATCAGGTGATTTGGTTCCACCCCAGTACCCTACTAATGAGTGCTCTTCTGCCCAGGATAAAACTTTGTCAGAGGAGAAAGAATATACAGTTGATCTGTCTCTGCAAGAATCATTGACAGTGCCAACTGCCGTGGCATTACCAACAGACGAATACAAGCCTATACAACATGGTTTGTCTTTTGCTTTTTGAAGTTAACAAACTTATATTTGTACTTGCACTGTATATGGTGCTTAGCTTTGAAGTTAACCTCTGCGTTGCTTTTGCAGCATGCTGGAGGATTGGTGAGCATGCTCCATATATCCATCTTGCACGGACTTTTGACCTGGTTGAGGCTGAAAAAGGAAAGATCAAAGCCACTTCTATGCTATGTAACATGTTTAGAAGGTCTGTTGCTGAGGCTTGCCCACTTTATCTGATCCCTTCGCCGAAGTTGTTTTCAAAGAAGGAACTTGAGTGCTTAACTAATAATTGACGAAGATATCGTACCTGCCTTGTTTTGCATTGTGCAGTTTACTAGCCTTGTCTCCTGAGGATGTTCTACCTGCTGTGTATCTCTGCACGAATAAGATTGCTGCTGATCATCAAAATATAGTCAGTGATTTTGTTTTCGCTAactattttcttttgtttggtatATTGTGTGGCTGTGTGCTGTGGCGGAGCCAGGAGTTAAGTTTTTGGGGGGTAACCTTGACTGTGACCGGTGGCGGAGACAGCCCTAAGAGGCTGAGGGGCAAGTTTTTAAGGCGCAACCAGCCGATCCTTCGAGATTGGGGGCAAGTTTCTAAGGCCCAGCCCTTACGGGCTGAccaaattttagaatttttttagaaaaagaaaCGGCCTACCAAGAAAAAGTTGTAAAGaggaaaaagtaaaaaagaatatataggttgtaataataaatattttaataaatggagttttatttattttttagggtaattaatttattagtccctatattttgacaaaacacactgtttagtccctgtatttttaaaaacacacggtaaagtccctaacgtttttctcggtgagctgtttagtccctaacgtttttcttggtgaactgtttagtccctgccgttagactctcatgaagattttgttggtcaatttggatttgcattcttcttttcctttattttcctttcctttaaactctaatgcatttgaaatcaactttgagcgttctttttcttaattttcttcttaatcgttcaaattcgtaagcattgtgtctgttctttttcttgttttccatacaaatagcttcttcttctaaattggatttcctcttctgaagtttgaaggtaaattgTAAAGGGTAACTAACAaatagacggaaggactaaacagttcactgagaaaaaggttagagaccttaccatgtgtttttgaaaatacagggactaaacagtgtgttttgtcaaaatatagggactaataaattaattaccctatttttTATAACCTTGGGACTGGGTAGACCtgcccttacctaaactttttacCAAAAAGAATTCTAGGGTATCTAATAAGCTTAGATCTAACGTTGCCTGACATTTGGTCagtcagggtccatgtgaacactatTGAGCTACCAACTCACACGCTAACCAACACCTTAGGGGTGGGGGGGTGGGGGGGAGGGGGTGGTGTGTGTGTGTGTCTACCAGGGGGAAGCACCACCCCTCCTTAGGGATGGTGCCACCCCCTGGCCCTATGTGGCGCCCCTGGCTGTGTGGACATTTGTTGTAATCCTCTGACCTTCAAAGTCTTCTAATGGAAACTATACTGTGATAGTTGTAATAATATTCAATTATCTTCTGAGGCATATTCATTTGGTTATTGGGTATATGCTATATATTTCCCGTGTTAAATATTGAAAGCATGGGCATGTATTATATGTCAATATGATGATATATTAAGCTGACTTGGCTCGAATTCGCATATTTCTAAAGAAAAATCTTATTTACATGCTGTGATGACTTCAACATTAAGGAGTTAAAGTTACGCTTTAGAACAGATGAAAGTAATATGTACCAGTTCTTCCTTGATGATACAGGAGCTAAATATTGGTGGAAGCTGGGGGTGGTGTGTGTGTGTGTCTACCAGGGGGAAGCACCACCCCTCCTTAGGGATGGTGCCACCCCCTGGCCCTATGTGGCACCCCTGGCCGTGTGGACATTTGTTGTAATCCTCTGACCTTCAAAGTCTTCTAATGGAAACTATACTGTGATAGTTGTAATAATATTCAATTATCTTCTGAGGCATATTCATTTGGTTATTGGGTATATGCTATATATTTCCCATGTTAAATATTGAAAGCATGGGCATGTATTATATGTCAATATGATGATATATTAAGCTGACTTGGCTCGAATTCGCATATTTCTAAAGAAAAATCTTATTTACATGCTGTGATGACTTCAACATTAAGGAGTTAAAGTTACGCTTTAGAACAGATGAAAGTAATATGTACCAGTTCTTCCTTGATGATACAGGAGCTAAATATTGGTGGAAGCTTGTTCACCTCAGCGCTGGAAGAGGCTTGCGGGACAAAGCGGTCCAAAATAAGGGATATGTACAATAGCTTAGGGGATCTTGGTAGTcactgttgatttttttttttttttttttttttttggtttacccTGCTTGCCAGGTACTTGCTGAATAAGTGTATATGTTTATGGTTTATGGTTGAAAGGTGATGTTGCTCAAGTATGCCGGCAAACACAGACCTTACTTgcccctcctcctcctcttcttatCAAAGATGTTTTTTCTGTGCTTCGGAAAATAAGGTATAACTACTCAAAATTGATTTATTCTTGACTTGATAAATCTAATGGAATTGTAGTTTCTATGACTTTGGTCACCAAGTGCTTAAGGAACACTGATGTAATTATAGTTCTAGAGCAAATTTCAGGCTTAGGCAGTCACAATTCAGGCCTAGCTTCTTAGCATTTTTTAAGGAGGCCTGCCTTTGTTTTTTGATGTTGGGTTTAGCACTGAAATATATTTGGGGGTTGCCTATTTATGTGTGATATACCTTTTCTGttttccctttcctttttgcaCTGATGCTAATGTAGTGCAATCATTGAACTATCTTATTATGGTTATAAAGTTGTATTCTCTGGTGACCTATGTTGTGCGGAAACTGAAACAGAAACGATACTGGGAAGCGTAATTTCTAATAAACATAGGAAATGGAAACGTGGGGGACACGTGTAAATATTGCAAATATAGGagcataattataaatattaaaaattataataatgcattaaataaaaacaagattGAAGAACAAGATGAAGAAAGTCAAAGCTCAATTAAGATTCAAGAGACAAGGATTATAGGAGAAAGAAATATGGATAAGATCTTTAAATTGAAGGATACAATGAAGTAATTATCTCAAATAAAAAGTTTCAATTTTACTAATCTTAGATTGAACAAGAACTgcaaaataaaaagtttgaaTTTCCAAAATTCTAACCGAAATAGGTAGGGAAAACCGTTTAAAAACTGAGAGACGCGTTTCATATTTTTGGTAATTACGGAAACGTGCCCGGAAACGTTTCGTATCAGTTTCCGAGAGTTTCCGTTTCCCACATCTGCCGGAAACGGGGAAACGCTTGTcatgaagagtttccgtgcattaTAGCTGGTGACTGTTGCAATCTGCCAAGTCCAGCTTAACAATTAAATTTGTGTGTGCACATCTGATGGTGctaggtaaataatttatttcgaCATGATGTCATATTCTAAACCAtgcttagatttttttttttaatataatatgcTGTGTTTTATGACTTCTTTGGCTTAAAGCCTAGAACTGATGGTTGCTTGGCTGTGTAGTAGTTGATCATTTGGAAATAATGCTTGAATTTTGGTCAAATGCACAGATAGTCATCAAATTTATAGAAATATTCACTGCTTCGTGCAGAATGTCAGTTCTTTTATTGCAAGAATTCACCATGGTATATCTGACGATCCATGCATGATATAATGAAAAAtgaatacaatttttttttgaccCTGTCATCATAAACTTCACATTCTTATTTGTCACTATTAAAGAGACCATACAATTCAAAAAAATTGGAGAGTAACTTTTTGGGTTTGGTTTTAGGGATTCTGTTGCAGTAGATAGAACCCGTTTT
The DNA window shown above is from Euphorbia lathyris chromosome 1, ddEupLath1.1, whole genome shotgun sequence and carries:
- the LOC136202047 gene encoding DNA ligase 6 isoform X1, whose amino-acid sequence is MKPPQTLDSLHLYRTSLASLSLPIPADNRPLSPHLPSCLPPSKLIPNTRFLIDAFRFSTASSFTYFLTHFHSDHYTGLSPDWSQGIIFCSPITANFLIQVLKVASQFVFALPLRESAIIDGSEVTLVDANHCPGAVQFLFKVPGKNPSTIRMYVHTGDFRYCRSMKEDAILSQFVGCDAVFLDTTYCNPKFVFPCQDESIDYIVGVIERIGGDFLGQAKSVLFLVATYVVGKERILLEIARRCRRKIHVDGRKMEVLRVLGHGDCGVFTENGSESDVHVVGWNVLGETWPYFRPNFVKMKELMTERGYSRVVGFVPTGWTYEVKHNKFSVRSKESFEIHLVPYSEHSNYDELREYVKFLRPKRVIPTVGVDTDKLDNKHVIKMQKHFAGLVDEMANRKDFLVGFCRVSPEKFEKVELEAASGSNKDLDQEKDVKPSEVKTLELYGSQNSTILNDGGTEKIIQELTESLPPWVTRDLMLNLISSSGNNFVDAVSYFYDNETEFHQQIVASEAPVPSPLTASFSESESLIKPHTAISSQESLGTPLSQNYRSLSTKLAIKSGITPAKKKRNAVNKPGKKLKTNRKLESDGAKQSTITRFFGKVVPEVSKVNEKPVDENSILSNDTKAYREELNQFIQVIDGNESSRVYAAAILERTKGDINKALDMHYGNPEGNFGESIERLVASGDLVPPQYPTNECSSAQDKTLSEEKEYTVDLSLQESLTVPTAVALPTDEYKPIQHACWRIGEHAPYIHLARTFDLVEAEKGKIKATSMLCNMFRSLLALSPEDVLPAVYLCTNKIAADHQNIELNIGGSLFTSALEEACGTKRSKIRDMYNSLGDLGDVAQVCRQTQTLLAPPPPLLIKDVFSVLRKISVQTGSGSTTRKKSLILNLMRSCREKEMKFIVRTLVRNLRIGAMMRTVLPALAQAVAWNSLVSTDEREVQILKDKLQYLSTTTVEAYNILPDLDLVVPTLISKGIEFSSSALSMVPGVPIKPMLAKITNGILQALKLFQDKAFACEYKYDGQRAQIHKSSNGNVRVFSRNGDETTSRFPDLINIIEESCKHAAISFIVDAEVVAVDRKNGCKLMSFQELSSRERGSKDSSVMVNNIKVEICVFVFDIMFANGEQLLELPLRQRRKYLQDLFCDERVGYFEYAKELTVEAHHACLTNEVTKTTVNSFLEDAINSSCEGIMFKLLDVDAEYSPSKRTDAWLKVKRDYVEELNDSLDLVPIGAWHGNGRKAGWYSPFLMACYNPETEEFQSVCRVMSGFSDAFYTEMKDFFSGDRILSKKPPYYRTAEVPDMWFRPEVVWEIRGADFTVSPVHQAAVGLVHPSRGISIRFPRFIHTVSDRNSEDCSTAADIAELFNSQTRKMDLTASN
- the LOC136202047 gene encoding DNA ligase 6 isoform X2, yielding MKPPQTLDSLHLYRTSLASLSLPIPADNRPLSPHLPSCLPPSKLIPNTRFLIDAFRFSTASSFTYFLTHFHSDHYTGLSPDWSQGIIFCSPITANFLIQVLKVASQFVFALPLRESAIIDGSEVTLVDANHCPGAVQFLFKVPGKNPSTIRMYVHTGDFRYCRSMKEDAILSQFVGCDAVFLDTTYCNPKFVFPCQDESIDYIVGVIERIGGDFLGQAKSVLFLVATYVVGKERILLEIARRCRRKIHVDGRKMEVLRVLGHGDCGVFTENGSESDVHVVGWNVLGETWPYFRPNFVKMKELMTERGYSRVVGFVPTGWTYEVKHNKFSVRSKESFEIHLVPYSEHSNYDELREYVKFLRPKRVIPTVGVDTDKLDNKHVIKMQKHFAGLVDEMANRKDFLVGFCRVSPEKFEKVELEAASGSNKDLDQEKDVKPSEVKTLELYGSQNSTILNDGGTEKIIQELTESLPPWVTRDLMLNLISSSGNNFVDAVSYFYDNETEFHQQIVASEAPVPSPLTASFSESESLIKPHTAISSQESLGTPLSQNYRSLSTKLAIKSGITPAKKKRNAVNKPGKKLKTNRKLESDGAKQSTITRFFGKVVPEVSKVNEKPVDENSILSNDTKAYREELNQFIQVIDGNESSRVYAAAILERTKGDINKALDMHYGNPEGNFGESIERLVASGDLVPPQYPTNECSSAQDKTLSEEKEYTVDLSLQESLTVPTAVALPTDEYKPIQHACWRIGEHAPYIHLARTFDLVEAEKGKIKATSMLCNMFRSLLALSPEDVLPAVYLCTNKIAADHQNIELNIGGSLFTSALEEACGTKRSKIRDMYNSLGDLGDVAQVCRQTQTLLAPPPPLLIKDVFSVLRKISVQTGSGSTTRKKSLILNLMRSCREKEMKFIVRTLVRNLRIGAMMRTVLPALAQAVAWNSLVSTDEREVQILKDKLQYLSTTTVEAYNILPDLDLVVPTLISKGIEFSSSALSMVPGVPIKPMLAKITNGILQALKLFQDKAFACEYKYDGQRAQIHKSSNGNVRVFSRNGDETTSRFPDLINIIEESCKHAAISFIVDAEVVAVDRKNGCKLMSFQELSSRERGSKDSSVMVNNIKVEICVFVFDIMFANGEQLLELPLRQRRKYLQDLFCDERVGYFEYAKELTVEAHHACLTNEVTKTTVNSFLEDAINSSCEGIMFKLLDVDAEYSPSKRTDAWLKVKRDYVEELNDSLDLVPIGAWHGNGRKAGWYSPFLMACYNPETEEFQSVCRVMSGFSDAFYTEELEMLTLGPY